Within the Natrinema pellirubrum DSM 15624 genome, the region AATATGGACTTTCATGATTTCGGACCATGAAACATGCTCTTGAGTTCTCGGAATCGGTGAATTCTTGTCTTCGTCTCAGGATTGGTATATGTATCGATAATATATTTTGGAGAGGTGCAGGGTACCAATCACGCACTCAGGCCCCACTGAATATCGTCTTCAACTACCTGGAGTTCGCGCTCTGCACGCTTGACGCGATCTCGCCCAACGAGGTCAATTGCCGTTTCCCGATCGATTTCGTCGTTGACATACCGCGAGAGAACCAGATCGATCCAGAGATCTTCGACACCGCGTTCCAGAGCCTGTTCAAGGATCTCCGACTCGGCGACATCTCGTGCTTCTGCGATCTCTTGGACACGTTCGGTGAGATCGGTGGCCATGTCTACACAATCGGCTCGGGATGACTTAAACGTCTATGGAGAGCCTGGGATGATGGGGGAGCGAGTGAGAAGGCTCACTTCCTCCAAGAGCGCCGTTGCTGTCTCGATTCGTTCTCTGTCTGCGTCAGTCAGTTGATCGCCCTCGAGATGGTTGAGTTGACTGAGTGCACGATGCAGTCTGTATCCTGGTGTGTTTCGTGGGTCCATTGAATGCGCCTCAGCCGATCGCGGCGCAGACAAACATGACACGATAGCACGGGCGACCGTTCTGTTAACCAACAGCCACGCTGCACCATCGCCGTCTGTTGGTTAAGACATGACGCGGAGCAAGTCATTCTGGGCTCGGTCCATAGCGCGGCGTCCCGCAGACCTGGCACTCCCAGATTGCGTGGCCGGTCCAGGTTTCGTCGGGAACCGATTCATGACCGCTGAATCGATGCTCGGTTGTGCGTCCGCACTGGTGGCACTCGAGGCGTTCTTTGGTCGGAATGCCACTATCTTGATGCTCAGGTTCACGTTCTTGAGGTGCCTGCTGGAGGGCAATTGCAGGAACTAGCCACGCATCATCACCGACATTGTCGAGCACCGTCGCAAGTCGCTGCTCATCGCGAATGCCGAATCCACTCTCGTCGTAGAGATAGGTTGTTGGTTCGCAGTCGCTATCCACCGCTGATTGGTCAGTCCACGCTGTTCGATCATGGGCCGCTGCGAGAAGTTGCTCACCGTCCGTGGACGAGATCCGTACTGCAGCGGGTAGTACAGGCCACCGATCGGTCAATTGGGCTGCAGGCTCGTCCTCGAGATCGTAGGTGATCGTACAGTCGTCGACCGTTGATTCCGCCGCACTGGAGGCAAGGAGTGTCGCAGCGGCCGCGCCTTTCGCGACGGCACCGTAGAACGTAGACGACTCGACAAGCATGTGAACGACGCCAAGCAGTGTCCACTCTGTTGCTGGTGCGTTTGTCTCAGAAGGGGAGTCCTCGAGATGATTGGTAAGACAGAACAGACATTTGGTCTGACCAGCTGGGATCGGTGCGCCACAGGAGCGACACTCAGTGTCTGTTTCCGTTGGAGTGTCTGGATATCCAGTCGTCGCCGTTGCAACTCGCTGTCGATTCGGCTCACCCTCAGTACACTCTCTGAGTCTCTCATCTGGGATATGCGACGCTTCGCCGGTCGGACGAAGCTTCTCGAAGTCAGAATCTCGATCAGTCATTGATTGGGTCGTATTGCCTCACGTCTTGATCAGGTTCCAGTCCGGTAGAGAAGATCTTGGGAATAAGTTCACTTAGACGCTATTGCTGGCGGAGTCCTGCTTCTCGAGCTTCACGGTTGCTGGCACAGTGGATACATGCTGGCAGATCACCATCAACGGCGAAAACCCGGAAATAGTTCTCGGTGACATGAGAGCCACAGCCATCACATTCTGGCATTATCCAAACCTATGTTATTACTCCAGTAAATATCTTGTTCCAATACTTGTGTAGTTTTTCTCAATAGCATTCTATCTAAGTGGGATTGACTCTTTTCTGGGTCTGGTATTGTTGCGGTTCGAGAAGGAGTCCACAGTCTTCACAACGAGTTTCGACTGCGTTGGTGGTCACCCGTCCGTTGCATTTGGGGCACGGACTGGCGCTCGAGTTGGACTGGACGTCTTCGTCGAACGTTGTCTGGTAGATCTCTCTGAGAGTCATGGTGTTCACGAGGGGCGATGAGGATGTCATAGAACAGTTCTCATACCAGAGAGCAGGGTGAACGCTGAGGTGGTATGAGCCCAGCGACCCTGCAAGAGAATCCTACGGTAGAGACGTTCTTCAATGTCGTGGAAACTGAGACACTAGCGCTGTTTGAGCATCTCTCCTTCGAGTTTCTCGAAGAGTTCGACGTGTTCGCCCCGGCGCAGACGGGGCGAACACGAGTTCACAAACCACCCGAAATGATGCGTGGGTTTCTGCACTGCTACTACAAGGATATCTACGGCATTCGTCCGGTTGCACGAGAACTGAACAACACAGTCGTCTGGCTCAGCTGTGGCTTCGATCGACCGCCGTCCAGAGACGCGGTCGATCGCTTTCTCACCGATCTCGAACACGTCATCGACAAGATTTTCGACCACCTCGTCGAGCAGGCCGCCTTGCGCGGCCTGCTCGACTTGACCTACTCGATTGATTCGACAGACGTGAGAACGATGCCTGCCGATCCTGACGCATCGAAATGCTACGATCCAACGGCTGAAGAGTACTACTACGGCTACGGCTGCACGATCGTTTCGACCGGCTCGAAGATCCCGATTGCAGCGGAGTTCACCGAGAGCAAACAAGCACCAGAGGAGACGGCGATGCGCGTCACCCGTGACGCGCTCGCCGTCGCTAAACCGATATGGATGCTTGGTGACAGCGCCTACGATACACTTGACTGGCACGACCACCTGCTGGCCGCAGGGGTCGTGCCAGTCGCCCCCTACAACCCACGGAACACTGATGACCCGAAGGACATCGAGTACAGGGTCGAAGACCGCATCGAACAACACAGCGAGGACGTTCAGCTGAAGCAATCGACGCTAAACGAGACGTACAACCGCCGAACAGGCGTCGAACGAACCAACGAATCAGTCAAGGGCTGCGGCCTCGGGCGAACGCACGCCCGAGGCCGCGTCCACGCACGAGCACAGGTGTTCCTCGCGCTGTGCCTTCGCCTCGTTATTGCAATCACCAACTATGAACGCGGAGACAATCCGGGAAGCACGATCATCACGGTGTGACAAGAGTTCTATGACACCCTCGAGGGGCGATGTGTAACTCTGACCGCCCCTCACCCCACTCGTGGGGCACAAAAACTGCTCTATCAGTAGGCAGTAGCAGGATTCCTTTATTCAGGACTCTTTGTGAAACTCGCGGTCAGTACAGGGCACGTAGTTACCGGAGCAGCAGTGAATTAGCTGGTTCGTCTCTCGTAGCTCCTTCGGAGCTTTGGATACATCAAAAACCAGAGGACTATCAGTAGCACACAGTTGAATAGCCAGATAGGGTCAGTGAGTAAATCACGAAGAAACACGGAGGGAGTGCGTTCGAGCAAAACCGCTCCAAAAGTGCCGACAGCTATGACACCTATCACATATGTAATGATAAAAATGATTGAGTCGCGTCTAAATGACGGCTCCATATCGTCTAATTGACTTTGGTCGAAATAAATCCAGTCGGTACATCCGAACGTGTAGTGACTGAATTGCCAGATTCAGTTTCAGGCATATTTCTGAATAAAGAAGTCGTGTTACCAACTACTACTAGGTGATGGCAGCGTCATGAAACGGATTCACGCTGTGGCGAAAGCCCGGCAGCGCAGCGGCCACCGGCCGTGAGCAGCCCGGACCGTGGAGGTGGTGGGAGGTGGCGGTGACTGCGTTCACCAGCAAAAAAGGGGCTTCGCCCCGGCTATTCCCACCACCAGCCGCGCTCGGGGAAGTGAATCGTCGTCCATCCGGTCACGGCCAGTGAGACACGGCCCTCGTGCCAGTTCCGGGCAGCCTTGTGAATGCGCACCTGCTCGCCTTCCTCGATCCACGGCGCGTCTGAGGACTTCCAGATCGTCACGCGTGTCTGTCCACTGTCGTCTGCGATGAGCCCGACCTGTGCGATGCTCGGATGCGAGGGATCCCACAGG harbors:
- a CDS encoding IS5-like element ISNpe17 family transposase, with protein sequence MSPATLQENPTVETFFNVVETETLALFEHLSFEFLEEFDVFAPAQTGRTRVHKPPEMMRGFLHCYYKDIYGIRPVARELNNTVVWLSCGFDRPPSRDAVDRFLTDLEHVIDKIFDHLVEQAALRGLLDLTYSIDSTDVRTMPADPDASKCYDPTAEEYYYGYGCTIVSTGSKIPIAAEFTESKQAPEETAMRVTRDALAVAKPIWMLGDSAYDTLDWHDHLLAAGVVPVAPYNPRNTDDPKDIEYRVEDRIEQHSEDVQLKQSTLNETYNRRTGVERTNESVKGCGLGRTHARGRVHARAQVFLALCLRLVIAITNYERGDNPGSTIITV
- a CDS encoding biosurfactant protein 1, which produces MTDRDSDFEKLRPTGEASHIPDERLRECTEGEPNRQRVATATTGYPDTPTETDTECRSCGAPIPAGQTKCLFCLTNHLEDSPSETNAPATEWTLLGVVHMLVESSTFYGAVAKGAAAATLLASSAAESTVDDCTITYDLEDEPAAQLTDRWPVLPAAVRISSTDGEQLLAAAHDRTAWTDQSAVDSDCEPTTYLYDESGFGIRDEQRLATVLDNVGDDAWLVPAIALQQAPQEREPEHQDSGIPTKERLECHQCGRTTEHRFSGHESVPDETWTGHAIWECQVCGTPRYGPSPE
- a CDS encoding DUF7563 family protein, giving the protein MPECDGCGSHVTENYFRVFAVDGDLPACIHCASNREAREAGLRQQ